One Chrysiogenia bacterium genomic window, CGCCTGCGAGCAGTCCCACCACGAGCGCCATGGGCCCGGGCGTGGTCCACATGCCGGCGAAGTAGACGATGATCGCGTTGCCGATGGCAAAGCACTGGAGGACGGTGTTGACCAGAATGCGCGAGGATGGCGCCTTGATCCGCGCCAGGAGCGAGACAAAGAGCAGCGCCGTCCACACAAAGGCGGATGCCAGCTGCGTGTAGAGCATGGGCTTGTAGATGCCGCGGTTGAGAAAGGGCGCGATGTCGGGGTTCGCCACCAGCCCGCGCGCGGTGAGCATGTTGAGGAAGGGCCACGGGACAACCAGCGCGCAGATGAGCGCGCACTTGGCGGCATCGGACCAGCCCAGCACGCCGCGCAGGCGGTCGCTCGCCCGCGCAAAGAATCCCGGATTTTTCGGCTCGCTCCCGCTCACGCTGCCTTGCCTCGTCCGCCGCTCTCTCCAGTGTCTGCACACTCTACCACGGCAAACGCGGCAGGCGAGGGCTCAGAAGCCAAGACTCTGGCGCACCATGTCGGCGACGGGGATCTCGCGCTCGAGCGAAATGGGATAGTCGTAGAGCCCGAGGTCCGCCACGGCGGAGGCTTCGACCACAACCGGAGCGGCAAACTCCCGCAGCAGCGCCGCCGGGCGCGGCAGAAACTCGAAGGTGATGCGCGTGCGTGCGATGCCGCGCTCATCGACGCGCAGTTCGAGCGCCGGCTCCCCGCCGCGCACCAGGGTTTCCTCCCCCATGCGCACCCGCCAGACAAGGTCGCGCAGGGTCAGAGAGTCCACCCCCGTGACCAGCAGTTCCAGCTCCAGCTCACCCCGCAGCTCCACCTCCGGCTCGGGCAGCACGCGGATGAGCCGTGCCGAAACAAGGCGCGCATCGCTCACCCCACGCAGCGCCACGGTGGGCTTCGCGCAGGCGGGGAGGAGAAACAATGCCCCCAGAAGGAACAACAGCGCCGGGCGGATCATTCGGATTTAAGAGAGGTGAGGATTTCTTCGAGTTGCGAGATCAGCGGGGGCAGGTCGACATGAAGTATCTCCCACAAAATCTCATAGTCGATGGAGTCGTACCCATGGATCAGGCGATTGCGCAGGCCGACGATCTGGGGCCAGGGAATGCCGGGGTATTTGGCGCGCATCTCTTCGGGGATTCGTGTTGCAGCTTCACCCACAATCTCCAGCAGCCGGGTGAGTGCCAGCGAGAGCATTCGATCAGACTGAACTTCGGGGAGCGTTTTGCCCTTTGTGAACTCGATGGCTTCACGGGCGTGGTCGCGCATATCCCCCAGTGCATCGATCGGGTCACGCTCAAACGACATAGACGGGTTCCGATTCGCGAAGCGCGTTGTCGCGGAAACAGGGGCTGATGAACTCCGGCGTCAGGAAGTCCACCTTCCGTCCGAGCAGCTCGGCCAGCTCGATCTCCATGCCGAAGAACGCGAGTCCGGGCGTGTGTCCCTCCTCGAATTCCACCAGCACGTCCACATCGGAGTCGGGGCCGAAATCCTCGCGCAGGACCGATCCGAACAGCGAGAGCTTTCGGATGTGGTGGCGGCGGCAGAACTCGGCGATCTGCTCCCTGTCGATGTCGATGCGCGCGCGGCTCATGGCGGGCCTCCGTGTGGGAAGGAATTATAGCACAGACTTTCTCGCCACTAG contains:
- a CDS encoding nucleotidyltransferase family protein encodes the protein MSRARIDIDREQIAEFCRRHHIRKLSLFGSVLREDFGPDSDVDVLVEFEEGHTPGLAFFGMEIELAELLGRKVDFLTPEFISPCFRDNALRESEPVYVV
- a CDS encoding DUF86 domain-containing protein; its protein translation is MRDHAREAIEFTKGKTLPEVQSDRMLSLALTRLLEIVGEAATRIPEEMRAKYPGIPWPQIVGLRNRLIHGYDSIDYEILWEILHVDLPPLISQLEEILTSLKSE